The sequence below is a genomic window from Pseudomonadota bacterium.
TCTTTGTATGCATGGGATTCACCTGGACGATCTTTACAGGTTTGCTCATCATGTAATGCAACAAAGGCTCTGCGTAGGGACCAGTTGATTCGTATCCCACAATCACTTCGTTACAGCAAAACCTCTTTTTGCTTATGGTTATCATATCCCAGAATTTATCGAGGCCTTCCCTGGTGTTACCGAACTTGAAGGACTTTGTGTCCCTGCCATCCGCTGTTATACAGTATCCTGTGTTGCTTGCCATGCCGATGTCTACCGTAGCCATCAATGTGTCTTCCCTTACCGTCCTTATCCTTTTCGACCTCAGTCCTTTCATGGTTATTCTCCTCCTTGAATTCTTGCCGGAATAAGGAGGATATCTGTATTTCTCCTTTGACTCAACTATGAACTACAATATAGCAAGCTGTAATCCACACAGACAACATTTTAAATTTCATAGCGGCTTACAAGTGGTTATCGTTAAAATCGCAACAGATTAAGATGCACTTAATATGGTTGGTACCGACATACTCGGATGTTGGAGAGCAATGGAGATAAAACAAAATAACTTACCATTTCAATAACGGCTGTTGTATAATTCAGCCACATAACTTAATGAACTTTTACGGGGGTTCTCAATGCGTAGGAAGATCGTTCTTTCAGTCGGGGTTTTTATTTTCTTCGCATCCTTTGCCCTTGCTGAAAAAGGTTCACTCAAGATAGGGGCATTCCCTGCACCCCCGCAACTCTCCGCCTCCGTTAAATTCGTCGAACCTTCCGGCAACAATATCCTCGATGCAGGTGAAACAGGCAAGCTCATCGTTACTGTGCAAAATACCGGAAAAGGAGATGCCTTTGATGTTAAGGGGCAACTCAAAACAAACAAGCAGATAGCAGGTCTTTCTTTTAACCGGGAGGTCGCAATAGGCACCATATTGAGCGGCAAAACTGCCTTTGTAGAAATTCCCGTGCAGGCAAGCGAGGACATTCCCACTGATTCTGTTACTTTTGATATTGAAGTCAAAGAGGCAAACGGTTTCGATGCAGCCCCTCTGAAACTTTCATTCAAAACCAAGGCCTTTGAACCCCCGAAGCTTGTTGTTGCTGATATCGGCATTAATGACCAGAACAAGAACTCCCGTGTAGAGCCTATGGAGATCGTAGAGCTTATTGCCAGAATTCAGAACATGGGCTATGGTGATGCGCGGGGCGTATCCGTTGATATTCAGCCGGGACAGAACGTCTTCATTGCCGGTGATGGGAAAACCCGCTTTGATCTGGGCAGCATCCAGGCAGGGAAATTCAAGGATGTGACCTTCATGTTCTATACCAACAACCGTATAAAAGACGGCGAGAAGATTCCCCTCTCCATCCAGGTAAATGAAGCAAGACCGAGGTTCAGCACACTTCTGCCCCTCACCCTTGTAATGAATGCTCCGCAGAAAAGTGTTGAGGAGATCGTGGTAAAAGGGGAAGACACAGAGAAGAAGCCCGATATTACTCTGGCAGGAGGCCTAAGCGTTGATGTAGACATGCATATCCCCGAAGGGGAGAAGGCAGGTAAATTTGATATTGCTGTCATTATCGGGAACAAGAACTACAAAAACATCCCGAATGTGGAATATGCGGACAGGGATGCGGTGATCATGAAAGAATACCTTATCAGGGCCTTCGGGTATGATCCTCAAAACATTCTCTATGAGGAGAACGCAGGTTTTGCAAAGTTCAATGAACTCTTCGGGTCAGAAAGGGAATACAAAGGCAGGCTGTACAAATTTGTAAGAAATGGCGTTTCAAAGGTCTTCATCTACTATGCAGGTCACGGCGCCCCTGACCTTGAGTCGCAGGAAGCATACTTTGTGCCTGTTGATGCAAATCCTGAGTACCTTAAATCGAGCGGCTACAGCC
It includes:
- a CDS encoding caspase family protein, producing the protein MRRKIVLSVGVFIFFASFALAEKGSLKIGAFPAPPQLSASVKFVEPSGNNILDAGETGKLIVTVQNTGKGDAFDVKGQLKTNKQIAGLSFNREVAIGTILSGKTAFVEIPVQASEDIPTDSVTFDIEVKEANGFDAAPLKLSFKTKAFEPPKLVVADIGINDQNKNSRVEPMEIVELIARIQNMGYGDARGVSVDIQPGQNVFIAGDGKTRFDLGSIQAGKFKDVTFMFYTNNRIKDGEKIPLSIQVNEARPRFSTLLPLTLVMNAPQKSVEEIVVKGEDTEKKPDITLAGGLSVDVDMHIPEGEKAGKFDIAVIIGNKNYKNIPNVEYADRDAVIMKEYLIRAFGYDPQNILYEENAGFAKFNELFGSEREYKGRLYKFVRNGVSKVFIYYAGHGAPDLESQEAYFVPVDANPEYLKSSGYSLQTFYTNLSKIPAKKMTVILDTCFSGNSEKGMLFKNISPAMVRVKKEYQGPANTTLITSGAVDQVSAWYPEKRHSLFTYYFLKGIQGEADVNKDKKITVGEMKVYLAEHVPYMAQRLKGTEQQPVVMGNDSDVMVVLKK